Proteins from a genomic interval of Prochlorothrix hollandica PCC 9006 = CALU 1027:
- a CDS encoding ABC transporter permease gives MQNSTPTLVIEAGRTERQYWQDLWRYRELFYFLAWRDILVRYKQTAIGILWALIRPFLTMVVFSVIFGKLAGLESEGNAPYPIMVFSAMLPWQFFANSLSESSNSLISNANLISKVYFPRLVVPTSAVVVSFVDFMISGIILLGLMAWYDFVPSWRIVLLPVFIAIAFAASMGAGLWLASLNVQYRDFRYVVPFLVQFGLYISPVGFSSQIVPERWRLLYSLNPMVGVIDGFRWAILGNSSQIYWPGFLLSNTLVLVLLVSGIWFFRRMERTFADVI, from the coding sequence ATGCAAAATTCTACTCCTACCTTAGTGATTGAAGCAGGGCGTACTGAGCGCCAATACTGGCAGGACTTGTGGCGATATCGGGAGTTATTTTACTTTTTAGCGTGGCGCGATATTTTGGTGCGCTATAAGCAAACGGCGATCGGAATTCTCTGGGCTTTGATTCGTCCCTTTTTGACCATGGTGGTTTTCAGTGTCATCTTTGGCAAATTGGCTGGCTTAGAATCTGAGGGCAATGCCCCTTATCCTATTATGGTTTTTTCTGCCATGTTACCGTGGCAGTTTTTTGCTAATTCCCTGTCTGAATCTAGTAATAGTTTGATTTCTAATGCCAACCTGATTTCTAAGGTCTATTTCCCGCGCCTTGTGGTGCCCACTAGTGCGGTGGTGGTCAGTTTTGTTGATTTTATGATTTCGGGCATTATTTTGCTGGGTCTGATGGCTTGGTATGATTTCGTTCCCAGTTGGCGCATTGTGTTGCTGCCGGTTTTCATTGCGATCGCCTTCGCCGCTTCCATGGGGGCTGGCTTGTGGTTGGCTTCCCTAAATGTCCAGTACCGCGACTTCCGTTACGTGGTTCCCTTCCTGGTTCAGTTTGGTCTGTATATTTCACCGGTGGGGTTTAGCAGTCAAATTGTACCGGAGCGATGGCGCTTGCTCTATTCCTTAAACCCTATGGTGGGGGTGATTGACGGTTTTCGCTGGGCTATTTTAGGCAATAGCTCCCAAATTTACTGGCCCGGTTTTCTGTTGTCGAACACCTTGGTGCTAGTGCTGCTCGTGAGTGGCATTTGGTTCTTCCGTCGCATGGAACGAACCTTTGCGGATGTGATTTAG
- a CDS encoding Uma2 family endonuclease, producing the protein MPSLNHSYVCLQILKELLNHDEILPLPELTLDIANDLTPDISVFSKSKIKPNFFHDVSKFPEKPILAIEVISSSQTIQEMLQKAKQLVGEGVKIVWTVEPYSQTVFVTTVAQETLFHSEIVKNDGIEVDFAKIFTN; encoded by the coding sequence ATGCCTTCACTTAATCACAGTTATGTTTGCCTTCAGATTTTAAAAGAGCTACTTAACCATGATGAGATTTTGCCATTACCTGAATTAACCCTAGATATTGCTAATGATTTAACTCCTGATATTTCAGTGTTTTCAAAAAGTAAAATTAAACCCAATTTTTTCCATGATGTTTCAAAATTTCCTGAGAAACCAATTTTAGCGATCGAAGTCATCTCATCTAGTCAAACTATTCAGGAAATGTTACAAAAAGCAAAACAATTAGTTGGCGAGGGAGTTAAAATTGTCTGGACGGTAGAACCCTATAGTCAAACTGTTTTTGTCACGACAGTTGCTCAGGAGACCCTTTTCCATTCAGAGATTGTTAAAAATGACGGTATTGAAGTTGACTTTGCCAAAATTTTTACTAATTAA